ATTTCTTCTTTAAAGCTCTTCTCAAAATCAGTTTTCGCTTCATATCTTAAGTTTAGCTCCAATAAATTTTTATAAATTGATATTATTTCCTGGAGTGAGAAAAAATTTCTGTATTCAGTGCAAAGCTCAACCTGATTTAAAAGTGTCGAGACTATCTTTGGCATTTGAGCTGAGGCAATTTTCATGGTCATGGAGAGGGAAAGAAGCTCATCGAGTGAAATAGGCTTTCTGTCAAGTCTAAGGTTAGAGTTTTTGTAAACAATTGTGTCTCCATCGATAGTCTTTATTTTCAAATCAGGATGTCTTCTGATGCAGATGAGGAGTTCTCTTCTGATTTTAAAGGATTGAGGGTCTATAGAAATTGTTATTTCATGAATTTGCTGTTTTATAATCTTTCTGAGACGGGGGAGGAAAATTTCGAGAAAGTCTTCCTCTTTGAGAGATTCAATCTCATAAGGGCTGAATGTATTTTTGAACCAAGGAAATTGACCAAGCTCATTCTGGGAGAAAATTATTGCAAATGAGCCAAGGAGAATGTCGTTTACGGTGTAGCCTTCGTAATAGAGGAAGCGGTTATAATATCTTTTTGCAAATGGGTAGAAGAACCTCTTGAGTGTGAGGAGAAAATCGGTGAGCTCATCCTCATTGAGTTCATTGCGAAGAGTCTTTATGCAGTATTGCTTTATTTTTGAGGCTAAATCATCCATTGATTTCCTTTGTCTGGTTTGTTTAGTCTATATCAAGCATTATACCGGATAACAAGAGATTCAGGAACCTCTTCGAGAATTGATATTTAAAATTTTCAACAAATCATAGGTAGTAAAAACTTCAACGTCGATTTCTTTAAAATCTTGATCATTAGTCCATATAGGGCAGTTTAATCTTAATGCAAGAGCAAGTAAATGAAAATCATCTGGATCTCTCTTTTCTATCAACTCTTTTGCTTTTTTTATCTCATTTCTATAAAGATCTTCTCCATAAGCAACTACTGGCAGTGTGATCAATGCAAGGTAAAGTTTATCTTCAGAAATCTTCCATTTATCTGAAAATTTTGGTATGTATCTTTCAACTTCTTTGAGAGTAAATTCGGTAGTGAAAAATTGTATTTCTTTTGTCAGGATAAATATCTTACTTGCATTACCTCCAATTATTGCAGAAAGAAGAGGATTAGCGTCTACGACGAGTCTTTCTATAAGATTCAAAATCTCTAAGAACCTCTTCCTCCGCTATTCCTTTAGCTTCAAGGTCTTTTTTTATGAGATCTACAAGTTTTACAAAGAGTTCTTTTCTAAACTCTATTGGTATAGTCTCCCAGGGTGTTGGAAGAAATATCCCTGCCACTTCTCCTCGTCTCATAATAATTAAAGGATCTTTGCTTTTTAAAGCTTTAGTAGCATTATCTCTAAATTCTTTCACTGTTATAAATCTCATATGACCACCTTCATGGCTACATTATACAAATGGGAAAAATATATGTCAATACCTCCTGTATAATTATCAGAAACTCTTAATGAGTTTATTGTGATTTATAAGGGGGATAACTGAGTTTTATTCCTAGAATAAAGTTAAAATGTTTTACGTTTCTTGTGATGAGTTCCATCTCTCTTATCATGCTTGTTGAAGCAATAAATGCGTCTGGTAGAAGAATTCCATGAGAAATACTATAATTTAAAATTAACTCAACAGCAAATTGACATATTCTCTCATTTACATAAATAATCTCTTTAAATGCTGAATAGAAAAATAATTTAAAAGCGCTCAATTCATTTTTATTTCTGGCACCTCGGAAAATCTCCATCACTGAAATAGCAGTGATAAAACGATTTTCTTTTCTGAATGAATTGAGAAAATCTTTTGCTTCTTTAATCCCTCTGAAATTATCGATTAGTATATCTGTATCAAAAATTACATTCTTTTCCAATCTTTTTCTCTTCTCTCTTCTATCCAT
This Acidobacteriota bacterium DNA region includes the following protein-coding sequences:
- a CDS encoding type II toxin-antitoxin system VapC family toxin gives rise to the protein MEKNVIFDTDILIDNFRGIKEAKDFLNSFRKENRFITAISVMEIFRGARNKNELSAFKLFFYSAFKEIIYVNERICQFAVELILNYSISHGILLPDAFIASTSMIREMELITRNVKHFNFILGIKLSYPPYKSQ
- a CDS encoding PIN domain-containing protein, whose amino-acid sequence is MNLIERLVVDANPLLSAIIGGNASKIFILTKEIQFFTTEFTLKEVERYIPKFSDKWKISEDKLYLALITLPVVAYGEDLYRNEIKKAKELIEKRDPDDFHLLALALRLNCPIWTNDQDFKEIDVEVFTTYDLLKILNINSRRGS